In Pirellulales bacterium, the following proteins share a genomic window:
- the murG gene encoding undecaprenyldiphospho-muramoylpentapeptide beta-N-acetylglucosaminyltransferase, with translation MSQSLFHIVFAGGGTAGHLFPGLAVATELAGLRCAPRITFAGSGKAFERRLVAAAGFDYLPIPCAPMKFSPRGMMRFLAGNLSGYRKSRRFIRRQRTALVVGLGGYASVPMARAATALDVPLVLLEQNAFPGKATRWLAPRAELICTAYETTRAHLPHTCPVRVTGNPIRAGFQPRRRRKPAPLGTPIPAPRQLLVLGGSNGARSLNHFVPRALYKLRDRLIGWSIIHQTGPSSAEATQELYRKFALDAQVTTFVQNLPDVLRESDMVVCRAGATTLAEIAATAVPAVMIPYPRATDDHQRLNAEPFVACGAARMIDERTIAGRLDDELQGVLNELIIHPNQRQSMALAMYELARPDAAWQVAMMVYDLIGRGMARKVA, from the coding sequence CGGCCATTTGTTTCCGGGACTTGCGGTCGCGACCGAATTGGCGGGTCTCCGCTGCGCGCCGCGAATCACATTCGCCGGCAGCGGCAAGGCATTTGAACGACGCCTCGTTGCGGCCGCCGGATTTGACTATTTGCCGATTCCCTGCGCGCCGATGAAATTTAGCCCGCGAGGGATGATGCGGTTTCTGGCCGGCAATCTTTCCGGCTACCGCAAGTCGCGGCGGTTCATTCGTCGGCAACGGACGGCGCTGGTGGTTGGACTGGGCGGTTACGCGAGCGTGCCGATGGCCCGCGCGGCCACCGCGCTCGACGTTCCACTCGTATTGCTCGAACAAAACGCGTTTCCAGGCAAGGCCACTCGCTGGCTGGCGCCGCGCGCCGAACTGATCTGCACGGCTTATGAGACCACGCGCGCGCATCTTCCTCACACTTGTCCCGTGCGTGTCACCGGCAATCCGATTCGCGCCGGCTTTCAACCGCGCCGACGCCGCAAACCGGCGCCCTTGGGAACCCCGATTCCCGCGCCGCGCCAATTGCTCGTGCTCGGCGGCAGCAATGGGGCACGATCGCTGAATCACTTCGTTCCGCGCGCGCTCTATAAACTGCGCGATCGGCTGATCGGCTGGAGTATCATTCACCAAACCGGCCCCAGCAGCGCCGAGGCGACCCAGGAGTTGTACCGCAAATTCGCGCTCGATGCCCAAGTCACAACTTTCGTACAGAACCTGCCGGACGTGCTCCGCGAGAGCGACATGGTCGTCTGCCGCGCCGGCGCAACGACGCTGGCCGAAATCGCGGCGACTGCCGTGCCAGCGGTGATGATTCCCTATCCGCGCGCCACCGACGACCACCAGCGACTTAACGCGGAACCGTTCGTCGCTTGCGGCGCGGCAAGAATGATCGACGAACGCACCATCGCGGGGCGATTGGACGACGAGTTGCAGGGCGTGCTCAACGAACTCATCATTCATCCGAATCAGCGGCAATCCATGGCGCTTGCCATGTACGAACTCGCCCGTCCGGACGCCGCCTGGCAAGTGGCGATGATGGTGTACGACTTGATTGGCCGCGGAATGGCTCGCAAGGTGGCGTAG